The following are encoded in a window of Streptomyces sp. SAT1 genomic DNA:
- a CDS encoding IucA/IucC family protein: MTGPEPAAVPGRRQGGRPPGTTPQPPGASADVPDVVDVPDAVDVPDAMDDADATASPPHRGTAVHATPTVPHQTGALPAHRSPDPRPSPADPLDHPDPHTAAQIAGVENLLRCWVRETGVQDPGGTLRVPLPSSGTVLLVPVRHWSPTGWHRFGPPRLAGAPATAPPADAVTVAALLAREAAVPAADSDGTSGSGPRGGTEPRGGSGPADAMAGADAVDLVARVADSVRRTALFLADRRADPADRPDLFLSAEQALLLGHPLHPAPKSREGLSEAEARPYSPESRGAFPLHWMAVAPAVLATDSAWTEGGRRVTADRVTARLAGPGLPLPEGYAALPLHPWQAREVRHRPGTAALLDAGLLRDLGPHGPSWHPTSSVRTVHRGGAPAMLKLSLALRITNSRRENLRKELHRGVEVHRLLRAGLAARWRTAHPGFDIVRDPAWLAVDGQDGAPVPGLDVMIRHNPFAPADDVSCVAGLVAPRPSPDGVPFSRADGAPAPYGPAGSTAYDSTASAAGDPDGGRARTDSGRMTRSRLAEIVARLAARSGRPVGAVAAEWFLRYLEQVIRPVLWLDGEAGIALEAHQQNTLVLLDPEGWPAGGRYRDNQGYYFRASRHAELDAALPGIGTRSDTFVPDEVADERFAYYLALNNVCGLIGALGSQRLADERLLLAAFRRFLATAAGGPGRLRSTLPARLLDAPVLRCKANLLTRLHGLDELAGPVDTQSVYVTVANPLHS; the protein is encoded by the coding sequence GTCGACGTACCGGACGCCATGGACGACGCAGACGCCACCGCCTCACCCCCACACCGAGGAACCGCCGTGCACGCCACCCCCACCGTCCCCCACCAGACGGGCGCTCTGCCCGCCCACCGGTCACCGGACCCGCGTCCGTCCCCGGCCGACCCGCTCGACCACCCCGACCCGCACACGGCCGCCCAGATCGCCGGCGTCGAGAACCTGCTGCGCTGCTGGGTCCGCGAGACCGGCGTCCAGGACCCCGGCGGCACCCTCCGCGTCCCCCTGCCGAGCAGCGGAACGGTCCTCCTGGTACCGGTCCGCCACTGGTCGCCGACGGGCTGGCACCGCTTCGGCCCGCCGCGCCTGGCCGGTGCCCCGGCGACCGCCCCACCGGCGGACGCCGTCACGGTCGCCGCGCTGCTCGCCCGCGAAGCCGCGGTCCCGGCCGCCGACAGCGACGGCACCAGCGGCTCCGGGCCCCGCGGCGGAACCGAACCCCGCGGCGGCTCCGGCCCGGCGGACGCCATGGCCGGTGCCGACGCGGTCGACCTGGTGGCGCGCGTCGCCGACTCCGTCCGGCGCACCGCGCTCTTCCTCGCCGACCGCCGCGCGGACCCGGCCGACCGCCCCGACCTCTTCCTCTCCGCCGAGCAGGCCCTCCTGCTCGGACATCCGCTGCACCCGGCGCCCAAGAGCCGCGAGGGCCTGTCGGAGGCCGAGGCACGGCCGTACTCGCCCGAGTCCCGCGGCGCCTTCCCGCTGCACTGGATGGCCGTCGCCCCCGCCGTGCTCGCCACCGACTCCGCGTGGACCGAGGGCGGCCGCCGCGTTACGGCCGACCGGGTCACGGCCCGGCTCGCGGGCCCGGGACTGCCCCTGCCCGAGGGGTACGCGGCGCTGCCGCTGCACCCGTGGCAGGCGCGCGAGGTGCGGCACCGCCCCGGCACGGCCGCTCTCCTCGACGCGGGACTGCTGCGCGACCTCGGACCGCACGGCCCGTCCTGGCACCCGACCTCCTCCGTACGCACCGTCCACCGCGGCGGCGCGCCCGCCATGCTCAAACTGTCCCTCGCCCTGCGCATCACCAACTCGCGCCGGGAGAACCTCCGCAAGGAACTCCACCGCGGAGTGGAGGTGCACCGGCTGCTGCGGGCCGGGCTCGCCGCGCGGTGGCGGACCGCCCACCCCGGCTTCGACATCGTGCGCGATCCGGCCTGGCTGGCCGTCGACGGCCAGGACGGCGCCCCCGTGCCCGGCCTCGACGTGATGATCCGGCACAACCCGTTCGCCCCGGCGGACGACGTCTCCTGCGTCGCCGGACTGGTCGCTCCCCGGCCGAGCCCCGACGGCGTGCCCTTCAGCCGGGCAGACGGCGCACCCGCACCGTACGGCCCGGCCGGAAGCACGGCGTACGACTCGACCGCGAGCGCGGCGGGCGACCCGGACGGCGGCCGTGCCCGGACGGACAGCGGCCGGATGACGCGCTCCCGCCTCGCGGAGATCGTCGCGCGGCTCGCCGCCCGCAGCGGCCGGCCGGTGGGGGCCGTCGCCGCCGAGTGGTTCCTGCGCTACCTCGAACAGGTGATCCGTCCCGTGCTGTGGCTGGACGGCGAGGCGGGCATCGCCCTGGAGGCGCACCAGCAGAACACCCTGGTCCTGCTGGACCCGGAGGGCTGGCCGGCGGGCGGCCGCTACCGCGACAACCAGGGGTACTACTTCCGGGCCTCCCGGCACGCGGAACTCGACGCGGCGCTGCCCGGGATCGGCACCCGCAGCGACACCTTCGTCCCCGACGAGGTCGCCGACGAGCGCTTCGCGTACTACCTCGCCCTCAACAACGTGTGCGGCCTCATCGGCGCCCTCGGCTCCCAGCGGCTCGCCGACGAACGGCTGCTGCTGGCCGCCTTCCGCCGCTTCCTGGCCACCGCGGCGGGAGGGCCCGGACGCCTGCGCTCCACGCTGCCCGCCCGTCTGCTCGACGCGCCGGTGCTGCGCTGCAAGGCCAACCTGCTGACCCGGCTGCACGGCCTGGACGAACTGGCCGGTCCGGTCGACACCCAGTCCGTCTACGTCACCGTCGCCAACCCCCTCCACTCCTGA
- a CDS encoding GNAT family N-acetyltransferase, which translates to MPSADTGTAPSPAPDRAPAAAAPAEAGGDGEDTLDLRLPEEFVALFADPAGTAPAATGPADLLDGVGDWGPVDTPVGTFRLVPVRIERDLPVVSRWMNDPAVDAFWQLAGPPSATEEHLCAQVDGDGRSVPCIGLLDGMPMSYWEIYRADLDPLARHYCARPHDTGLHLLIGAAADRGRGTGGALLRAVAALVLARRPACARVVAEPDLRNAPSVAAFLRAGFRQAAEVELPGKRAALMVRDRFPQRPR; encoded by the coding sequence ATGCCGTCCGCCGACACCGGCACCGCCCCGAGCCCCGCCCCCGACCGGGCCCCCGCCGCGGCTGCGCCCGCCGAGGCGGGCGGCGACGGTGAGGACACGCTCGACCTGCGGCTGCCCGAGGAGTTCGTCGCGCTCTTCGCGGACCCGGCCGGGACCGCTCCCGCCGCCACCGGCCCGGCCGACCTCCTGGACGGTGTGGGCGACTGGGGCCCCGTCGACACCCCGGTGGGGACCTTCCGCCTGGTGCCCGTCCGGATCGAACGGGACCTGCCGGTCGTCAGCCGCTGGATGAACGACCCCGCGGTCGACGCGTTCTGGCAGCTCGCCGGGCCACCGAGCGCGACCGAGGAACACCTGTGCGCACAGGTGGACGGCGACGGACGCAGCGTCCCCTGCATCGGCCTGCTGGACGGCATGCCGATGAGCTACTGGGAGATCTACCGGGCCGATCTCGACCCGCTGGCCCGCCACTACTGCGCACGCCCGCACGACACGGGCCTCCACCTCCTCATCGGCGCCGCCGCCGACCGGGGCCGGGGGACCGGCGGCGCGCTGCTGCGGGCCGTGGCCGCACTGGTCCTCGCGCGGCGCCCGGCCTGCGCCCGCGTCGTCGCCGAACCCGACCTGCGCAACGCACCCTCGGTGGCGGCCTTCCTGCGCGCGGGATTCCGGCAGGCGGCCGAGGTGGAGCTGCCCGGCAAGCGGGCCGCCCTGATGGTGCGGGACCGGTTCCCGCAGCGGCCGCGATGA
- a CDS encoding ATP-dependent DNA helicase: MTKPSLPELLHAAVAAVGGTERPGQVTMAQAVGDAIDDGSHLLVQAGTGTGKSLGYLVPALAHGERVVVATATLALQRQLVERDLPRTVDALHPLLRRRPDFAMLKGRSNYLCLHRLHEGVPQDEEEGLFDQFEAAAPTSKLGQDLLRLRDWSDETESGDRDDLTPGVSDRAWAQVSVSSRECLGASKCAYGAECFAETARERAKLAEVVVTNHALLAIDAIEGAPVLPQHEVLIVDEAHELVSRVTGVATGELTPGQVNRAVRRAAKLVDEKTADQLQTAAEGFERLMELALPGRLEEIPEDLGYALLALRDAARNVISGIGATRDKSVQDEDAVRKQALASVESVHDVAERITNGSEWDVVWYERHDRFGASLRVAPMSVSGLLREKLFTDRSVVLTSATLKLGGDFNGVGASLGLAPEGTEGEDVPQWKGVDVGSPFDYRRQGILYVAKHLARPARDGDRTDMLDELTELIQAAGGRTLGLFSSMRAAQLAAEELRSRVPEFPILLQGEETLGELIKNFSADPQMCLFGTLSLWQGVDVPGASCQLVVMDKIPFPRPDDPLMSARQKAVEEAGGNGFMAVAATHAALLMAQGAGRLVRASGDRGVVAVLDPRLATARYGSYLKASLPDFWYTTDRNQVRKSLTAIDVAAKAAETERAADE; this comes from the coding sequence ATGACGAAGCCCTCACTCCCCGAACTCCTGCATGCCGCCGTCGCAGCCGTCGGCGGTACGGAGCGCCCCGGCCAGGTGACCATGGCCCAAGCCGTCGGCGACGCGATCGACGACGGCTCACACCTGCTGGTCCAGGCCGGCACCGGCACCGGCAAGTCCCTCGGCTACCTCGTGCCCGCGCTCGCGCACGGGGAGCGGGTCGTGGTGGCGACGGCCACCCTCGCCCTCCAGCGCCAGCTGGTCGAGCGCGACCTGCCGCGCACGGTGGACGCGCTGCACCCGCTGCTGCGCCGCCGCCCGGACTTCGCGATGCTCAAGGGCCGGTCGAACTACCTGTGCCTGCACCGGCTGCACGAGGGCGTCCCGCAGGACGAGGAGGAGGGCCTGTTCGACCAGTTCGAGGCGGCGGCGCCCACCAGCAAGCTGGGACAGGACCTGCTGCGGCTGCGCGACTGGTCGGACGAGACGGAGTCAGGGGACCGCGACGACCTCACCCCGGGCGTGTCGGACCGGGCCTGGGCTCAGGTGTCGGTCTCCTCCCGGGAGTGCCTGGGCGCCTCGAAGTGCGCCTACGGGGCGGAGTGCTTCGCCGAGACGGCCCGCGAGCGCGCCAAGCTGGCCGAGGTCGTCGTCACCAACCACGCACTGCTCGCGATCGACGCCATCGAGGGCGCGCCGGTCCTGCCGCAGCACGAGGTCCTGATCGTCGACGAGGCCCACGAACTGGTCTCCCGGGTGACCGGTGTGGCCACCGGCGAGCTGACGCCCGGCCAGGTCAACCGCGCGGTGCGCCGCGCCGCGAAGCTGGTCGACGAGAAGACGGCCGACCAGCTCCAGACCGCCGCCGAGGGCTTCGAGCGGCTGATGGAGCTGGCCCTGCCCGGCCGCCTGGAGGAGATCCCGGAGGACCTCGGCTACGCGCTGCTGGCCCTGCGGGACGCGGCGCGCAATGTCATCTCGGGGATCGGCGCGACCCGCGACAAGTCGGTCCAGGACGAGGACGCCGTCCGCAAGCAGGCCCTGGCCTCCGTGGAATCCGTGCACGACGTGGCCGAGCGGATCACCAACGGCTCCGAGTGGGACGTCGTCTGGTACGAGCGCCACGACCGCTTCGGCGCCTCGCTGCGGGTGGCCCCCATGTCGGTGTCGGGCCTGCTGCGGGAGAAGCTCTTCACGGACCGCTCCGTGGTGCTCACCTCGGCGACGCTGAAGCTGGGCGGCGACTTCAACGGCGTCGGGGCGTCACTGGGCCTGGCCCCGGAGGGCACGGAGGGCGAGGACGTGCCGCAGTGGAAGGGCGTGGACGTCGGTTCCCCCTTCGACTACCGCAGGCAGGGCATCCTGTACGTCGCCAAGCACCTGGCGCGGCCCGCGCGCGACGGCGACCGCACGGACATGCTCGACGAGCTGACGGAGCTGATCCAGGCGGCGGGTGGCCGGACACTGGGCCTGTTCTCCTCGATGCGGGCCGCCCAGCTCGCCGCCGAGGAGCTGCGCTCGCGCGTGCCGGAGTTCCCGATCCTGCTCCAGGGCGAGGAGACCCTGGGCGAGCTGATCAAGAACTTCTCGGCCGATCCGCAAATGTGCCTGTTCGGCACCCTCTCGCTCTGGCAGGGCGTCGACGTCCCGGGCGCCAGTTGCCAGCTGGTCGTGATGGACAAGATCCCCTTCCCGCGTCCCGACGATCCGTTGATGAGCGCGCGGCAGAAGGCGGTCGAGGAGGCCGGGGGCAACGGCTTCATGGCGGTCGCGGCGACGCACGCGGCCCTGCTGATGGCCCAGGGCGCCGGGCGTCTGGTCCGCGCCTCCGGGGACCGGGGCGTGGTCGCCGTACTGGATCCGCGGCTGGCGACCGCGCGCTACGGCAGCTATCTGAAGGCGTCGCTGCCGGACTTCTGGTACACCACCGACCGCAACCAGGTGCGCAAGTCGCTCACGGCCATCGACGTGGCGGCGAAGGCCGCGGAGACGGAGCGGGCCGCGGACGAGTGA
- the lexA gene encoding transcriptional repressor LexA, with product MTTTADSATITAQDRSQGRLEPVHAMNEAANPEAHKRSLPGRPPGIRADSSGLTERQRRVIEVIRDSVQRRGYPPSMREIGQAVGLSSTSSVAHQLMALERKGFLRRDPHRPRAYEVRGSDQAATLQPTDTVGKPAASYVPLVGRIAAGGPILAEESVEDVFPLPRQLVGDGELFVLKVVGDSMIEAAICDGDWVTVRRQQVAENGDIVAAMIDGEATVKRFKREDGHVWLLPHNAAYEPIPGDDATILGKVVAVLRRV from the coding sequence GTGACCACCACCGCAGACAGTGCCACCATCACCGCCCAGGACCGCTCCCAGGGCCGACTCGAGCCGGTGCATGCGATGAACGAAGCCGCGAATCCCGAGGCACACAAGCGCTCTCTGCCCGGCCGACCTCCAGGCATCAGGGCGGACAGTTCGGGACTCACCGAGCGGCAGCGCCGGGTGATCGAAGTCATCAGGGACTCCGTGCAGCGGCGCGGCTACCCGCCGTCCATGCGGGAGATCGGCCAGGCCGTGGGGCTGTCCAGCACCTCCTCGGTGGCGCATCAGCTGATGGCCCTGGAGCGCAAGGGCTTCCTGCGGCGCGACCCGCACCGCCCGCGCGCGTACGAGGTCCGCGGATCCGACCAGGCGGCCACGCTGCAGCCCACGGACACCGTGGGCAAGCCGGCCGCGTCGTACGTCCCGCTCGTCGGGCGGATCGCGGCCGGTGGCCCGATCCTCGCCGAGGAGTCCGTCGAGGACGTCTTCCCGCTGCCCCGGCAGCTGGTCGGCGACGGTGAGCTGTTCGTCCTCAAGGTCGTCGGCGACTCGATGATCGAGGCCGCGATCTGCGACGGCGACTGGGTGACGGTCCGCCGCCAGCAGGTCGCCGAGAACGGCGACATCGTGGCCGCCATGATCGACGGGGAGGCCACCGTCAAGCGCTTCAAGCGCGAGGACGGCCATGTGTGGCTGCTGCCGCACAACGCCGCGTACGAGCCGATCCCCGGTGACGACGCGACCATCCTCGGCAAGGTGGTCGCGGTGCTGCGGCGCGTCTGA
- the nrdR gene encoding transcriptional regulator NrdR, protein MHCPFCRHPDSRVVDSRTTDDGTSIRRRRQCPDCSRRFTTVETCSLMVVKRSGVTEPFSRTKVINGVRKACQGRPVTEDALAQLGQRVEEAIRASGSAEVAAHEVGLAILGPLRDLDLVAYLRFASVYRAFDSLDDFESAIAELREDARPPGAEDGDSAVTGGQEDDRGRGGTAEVPLPARAAD, encoded by the coding sequence ATGCACTGCCCCTTCTGCAGGCACCCCGACAGCCGTGTGGTCGACAGCCGTACGACGGACGACGGCACGTCGATCCGCAGGCGCCGCCAGTGCCCCGACTGCTCTCGCCGGTTCACGACCGTCGAGACGTGCTCGCTCATGGTGGTCAAGCGGTCGGGGGTCACCGAACCCTTCAGCCGCACCAAGGTGATCAACGGCGTGCGCAAGGCGTGCCAGGGCCGCCCGGTCACCGAGGACGCGCTGGCCCAGCTCGGCCAGCGGGTGGAGGAGGCGATCCGGGCCAGCGGGAGCGCCGAGGTGGCCGCCCACGAGGTGGGGCTCGCCATACTCGGCCCCTTGCGGGACCTCGATCTCGTCGCCTACCTGCGGTTCGCGTCCGTGTACCGGGCGTTCGACTCGCTGGACGACTTCGAGTCGGCCATCGCGGAACTGAGGGAAGACGCGCGACCCCCCGGCGCGGAGGACGGCGACAGCGCCGTCACGGGGGGCCAGGAAGACGATCGCGGGCGCGGCGGGACGGCTGAGGTCCCCCTGCCCGCGCGCGCCGCCGACTGA
- a CDS encoding vitamin B12-dependent ribonucleotide reductase yields the protein MTETASGPARGSRAKGGKAGNKGLHIERIHTTPGVHPYDEVSWERRDVVMTNWRDGSVNFEQRGVEFPDFWSVNAVNIVTSKYFRGAVGTPQRETSLRQLIDRIVKTYRKAGEDHKYFASPADAEIFEHELAYALLHQVFSFNSPVWFNVGTPQPQQVSACFILSVDDSMESILDWYKEEGMIFKGGSGAGLNLSRIRSSKELLSSGGNASGPVSFMRGADASAGTIKSGGATRRAAKMVILDVDHPDVEDFIETKVKEEEKIRALRDAGFDMDLGGDDITSVQYQNANNSVRVNDEFMKAVEQGGKFGLRARMTGEVIEEVEAKSLFRKMAQAAWACADPGIQYDDTINHWHTCPESGRINGSNPCSEYMHLDNTSCNLASLNLMKFLKDDGKGNQSFQSERFAKVVELVITAMDISICFADFPTQKIGENTRAFRQLGIGYANLGALLMATGHAYDSDGGRALAGAITSLMTGTAYKRSAELAAVVGPYDGYARNAQPHQRVMKQHADANGTAVRMDDLDTPVWAAATEAWQDVLRLGEKHGFRNSQASVLAPTGTIGLAMSCDTTGVEPDLALVKFKKLVGGGSMQIVNGTVPQALRRLGYQEEQIEAVVAHIAENGNVIDAPGLKQEHYEVFDCAMGERAISPMGHVRMMAAIQPWISGAISKTVNMPESATVEEVEEIYYEAWKLGVKALAIYRDNCKVGQPLSAKTKDSGKKTEAAVEAQPKVEKVVEYRPVRKRLPKGRPGITTSFTVGGAEGYMTANSYPDDGLGEVFLKMSKQGSTLAGMMDAFSIAVSVGLQYGVPLETYVSKFTNMRFEPAGMTDDPDVRMAQSIVDYIFRRLALDFLPFETRSALGIHSAEERQRHLETGSYEPIDEDVDVEGLAQSAPRQTDLKAVAMPKAAAEAALPAPQQAHTSAELVEMQLGIQADAPLCFSCGTKMQRAGSCYICEGCGSTSGCS from the coding sequence ATGACAGAGACGGCGAGCGGTCCGGCACGAGGTTCCCGCGCCAAGGGCGGCAAGGCGGGGAACAAGGGACTGCACATCGAGCGCATCCACACCACCCCCGGCGTGCACCCGTACGACGAGGTGAGCTGGGAGCGCCGTGACGTCGTCATGACCAACTGGCGCGACGGCTCGGTCAACTTCGAGCAGCGTGGCGTCGAGTTCCCCGACTTCTGGTCGGTGAACGCGGTCAACATCGTCACCAGCAAGTACTTCCGGGGTGCCGTGGGCACCCCGCAGCGCGAGACCAGCCTCAGGCAGCTGATCGACCGCATCGTGAAGACGTACCGGAAGGCCGGTGAGGACCACAAGTACTTCGCCTCGCCCGCCGACGCCGAGATCTTCGAGCACGAGCTGGCGTACGCCCTCCTGCACCAGGTCTTCAGCTTCAACAGCCCCGTCTGGTTCAACGTGGGCACCCCGCAGCCCCAGCAGGTCTCCGCCTGCTTCATCCTGTCCGTCGACGACTCCATGGAGTCGATCCTCGACTGGTACAAGGAAGAGGGCATGATCTTCAAGGGCGGCTCCGGGGCCGGCCTGAACCTCTCCCGCATCCGCTCCTCCAAGGAACTGCTCTCCTCCGGCGGCAACGCCTCTGGACCGGTCTCCTTCATGCGCGGCGCCGACGCCTCCGCCGGCACCATCAAGTCCGGTGGCGCCACCCGCCGCGCCGCCAAGATGGTCATCCTCGACGTCGACCACCCCGACGTGGAGGACTTCATCGAGACCAAGGTGAAGGAGGAGGAGAAGATCCGCGCCCTGCGCGACGCGGGCTTCGACATGGACCTGGGCGGCGACGACATCACGTCCGTCCAGTACCAGAACGCCAACAACTCGGTCCGTGTGAACGACGAGTTCATGAAGGCGGTCGAGCAGGGCGGGAAGTTCGGTCTGCGCGCCCGGATGACCGGCGAGGTCATCGAGGAGGTCGAGGCCAAGTCGCTGTTCCGCAAGATGGCCCAGGCCGCCTGGGCCTGCGCCGACCCGGGCATCCAGTACGACGACACGATCAACCACTGGCACACCTGCCCGGAGTCCGGCCGGATCAACGGCTCGAACCCGTGCAGCGAGTACATGCACCTGGACAACACGTCCTGCAACCTCGCCTCGCTGAACCTGATGAAGTTCCTCAAGGACGACGGCAAGGGCAACCAGTCCTTCCAGTCCGAGCGCTTCGCCAAGGTCGTCGAGCTGGTCATCACCGCGATGGACATCTCGATCTGCTTCGCGGACTTCCCGACCCAGAAGATCGGCGAGAACACCCGCGCCTTCCGCCAGCTCGGCATCGGCTACGCCAACCTCGGCGCCCTGCTGATGGCGACCGGCCACGCCTACGACTCCGACGGCGGCCGCGCGCTCGCCGGTGCCATCACCTCCCTGATGACCGGCACCGCCTACAAGCGCTCCGCCGAGCTGGCCGCGGTCGTCGGCCCGTACGACGGCTACGCCCGCAACGCGCAGCCGCACCAGCGCGTCATGAAGCAGCACGCCGACGCCAACGGCACCGCCGTGCGCATGGACGACCTGGACACCCCGGTGTGGGCCGCCGCCACGGAGGCATGGCAGGACGTGCTGCGCCTCGGCGAGAAGCACGGCTTCCGCAACTCCCAGGCGTCGGTGCTCGCCCCGACCGGCACCATCGGCCTGGCCATGTCCTGCGACACCACCGGTGTCGAGCCCGACCTCGCCCTGGTCAAGTTCAAGAAGCTGGTCGGCGGCGGCTCGATGCAGATCGTCAACGGCACCGTCCCGCAGGCCCTGCGCCGCCTGGGCTACCAGGAGGAGCAGATCGAGGCGGTCGTCGCCCACATCGCCGAGAACGGCAATGTGATCGACGCCCCCGGCCTCAAGCAGGAGCACTACGAGGTGTTCGACTGCGCCATGGGCGAGCGCGCCATCTCCCCGATGGGCCACGTCCGCATGATGGCCGCGATCCAGCCGTGGATCTCCGGCGCCATCTCCAAGACGGTCAACATGCCGGAGTCGGCGACCGTCGAGGAGGTCGAGGAGATCTACTACGAGGCGTGGAAGCTGGGCGTCAAGGCGCTCGCGATCTACCGCGACAACTGCAAGGTCGGCCAGCCGCTCTCCGCCAAGACCAAGGACTCCGGCAAGAAGACCGAGGCCGCCGTGGAAGCGCAGCCCAAGGTCGAGAAGGTCGTGGAGTACCGCCCGGTCCGCAAGCGCCTCCCCAAGGGCCGTCCCGGCATCACCACCTCCTTCACCGTCGGCGGCGCCGAGGGCTACATGACCGCCAACTCCTACCCGGACGACGGTCTCGGCGAGGTCTTCCTCAAGATGTCCAAGCAGGGCTCGACCCTGGCGGGCATGATGGACGCCTTCTCCATCGCGGTCTCCGTCGGCCTCCAGTACGGCGTGCCGCTGGAGACCTACGTCTCGAAGTTCACCAACATGCGCTTCGAGCCGGCCGGTATGACCGACGACCCGGACGTGCGGATGGCGCAGTCGATCGTCGACTACATCTTCCGCCGCCTGGCGCTGGACTTCCTGCCGTTCGAGACGCGCTCGGCGCTCGGCATCCACTCCGCCGAGGAGCGTCAGCGTCACCTGGAGACCGGTTCCTACGAGCCGATCGACGAGGACGTCGACGTCGAGGGCCTGGCCCAGTCGGCGCCGCGCCAGACCGACCTGAAGGCCGTCGCCATGCCGAAGGCGGCGGCCGAGGCGGCCCTGCCCGCCCCGCAGCAGGCGCACACCAGCGCCGAACTGGTCGAGATGCAGCTGGGCATCCAGGCAGACGCCCCGCTCTGCTTCTCCTGCGGCACCAAGATGCAGCGGGCCGGCTCCTGCTACATCTGCGAGGGCTGCGGCTCGACGAGCGGCTGCAGCTGA
- a CDS encoding TerD family protein — MSGLSKGIRKVEVALKWDPSPTGQPPTDLDIVAGTYVAGDPYGAPDYLVHFDSRSPDGTITLNRDSTDGKGFGWDEVMTLELDRLSERYARVVVGVVIQQTGAHRPFADVLDPGLRIREGYTVLAEDDFGGVLGATAAVVAEFARDGSGSWQFRPGIRGYEGDPAQFTAVMGADRP; from the coding sequence GTGAGCGGGCTCAGCAAGGGGATCCGCAAGGTCGAGGTCGCGCTGAAGTGGGATCCGAGTCCCACGGGGCAGCCGCCCACCGACCTGGACATAGTGGCGGGCACCTACGTGGCGGGCGATCCGTACGGCGCTCCGGACTATCTGGTGCATTTCGACAGCCGTTCGCCCGACGGCACGATCACTCTCAACCGGGACAGCACGGACGGCAAGGGCTTCGGCTGGGACGAGGTGATGACCCTGGAGCTGGACCGGCTCTCCGAGCGCTACGCGCGCGTGGTGGTCGGCGTGGTCATTCAGCAGACGGGCGCGCACCGGCCCTTCGCCGACGTGCTCGACCCGGGGCTGCGCATCCGCGAGGGCTACACCGTGCTCGCCGAGGACGACTTCGGCGGCGTACTGGGCGCGACCGCGGCCGTCGTCGCGGAGTTCGCCCGCGACGGCTCCGGAAGCTGGCAGTTCCGCCCCGGCATCCGCGGCTACGAGGGCGACCCGGCGCAGTTCACCGCCGTGATGGGCGCGGACCGGCCGTAG
- a CDS encoding YdbC family protein: protein MLVKWIRCTVVDRRGFERGQRKWAGLLGEPGFRGQGGGWSRGRQGVAHVFAFWESRAFYDSFMARSHDRLAAAQAGTFKDMQVRLFDHRFDVKTGFEPRFTDADLVRVALCRVHEERAEHFTLMQEKVWNPAMAGSPGMTRGLFGEAPGSEFLVLSMWQSAAEHGKYRTERVERLALRAQTEADVAAMTGDIVELEPAWTV, encoded by the coding sequence GTGCTGGTCAAGTGGATTCGCTGCACCGTGGTCGACCGCCGTGGGTTCGAGCGCGGGCAGCGGAAATGGGCGGGGCTTCTGGGTGAGCCGGGGTTTCGGGGGCAGGGGGGTGGCTGGAGCCGGGGACGGCAGGGGGTGGCGCACGTCTTCGCCTTCTGGGAGAGCCGCGCCTTCTACGACTCCTTCATGGCCCGGTCCCACGACCGGCTCGCCGCCGCCCAGGCCGGGACCTTCAAGGACATGCAGGTCCGGCTCTTCGATCACCGGTTCGATGTGAAGACGGGCTTCGAGCCGCGTTTCACCGACGCCGACCTGGTGCGGGTGGCGCTCTGCCGGGTCCACGAGGAGCGCGCCGAGCATTTCACCCTGATGCAGGAAAAGGTCTGGAACCCGGCGATGGCCGGTTCGCCCGGCATGACCCGCGGTCTGTTCGGCGAGGCGCCGGGCAGCGAGTTCCTGGTGCTGTCCATGTGGCAGTCGGCCGCCGAGCACGGGAAGTACCGCACCGAACGGGTGGAGCGCCTCGCCCTGCGCGCCCAGACGGAGGCCGACGTGGCCGCCATGACCGGTGACATCGTGGAGCTGGAACCCGCCTGGACGGTGTGA